The stretch of DNA CTAAAAACCCGGTAGTGTTTGCCATGGCCAACCCCGAGCCCGAAATATCGTACGATTTGGCTATTGCAGCCCGTAAAGATATCATTATGGCCACCGGCCGGTCCGATTTCCCTAACCAGGTAAATAACGTATTGGGTTTCCCGTATATTTTTCGTGGCGCGCTTGATGTTAGGGCAACCGCTATAAATGAGGAAATGAAAATTGCCGCGGTTAAAGCAATAGCCGAAATGGCTAAAAAACCGGTGCCCGAGGCCGTTAACCTGGCTTATGGTATTACCGGCCTAAAATTTGGCCGCGATTACATCATTCCCAAACCAATGGACCAGCGGTTAATTACCGAGGTTTCGTCGGCAGTGGCTAAGGCAGCCATCGAATCGGGCGTTGCGCGTAAAACAATAACCGACTGGGATGCTTATAGCGATGAATTACTGTCGCGCCTGGGCAACGATAATAAGCTGCTGCGCGATATCACCAACAAGGCCAAACAAGCACCTAAGCGCGTAGTATTTGCCGAGGCAGATACCTATAAAATATTAAGGGCCGCCCAAATAGTTAAAGACGAAGGGATAGCCATACCTATACTGCTGGGTAATGCCGCCAGGATAAAAGAAATAATGCTGGAGAATGAGCTTGACCTGGGCGATGTTGAAATAATTGATACACGTATTGAGACCGAACGCTCAAAAGAATTTGCCCAATATTTATTTAATAAACGCCAGAGAAGAGGGGTTACTTTATTTGAGGCCAAAAAATTCCTGATAGATCGTAACTACTATGGTGCCTGCATGGTACAGTTTGGCGATGCCGATGCGCTGATATCCGGACTCACTAAAAACTATGTGGATACAATTAAACCCGCCCTGCAAATTATTGGTACCGAAGAAGGCGTGAACCGTGTGGCAGGTATGTACATGATGATAACCCAAAAAGGCCCGGTGTTTTTTGGCGATACTACGGTTAACGTTAACCCTACTGTGCAGGAACTGGTGGATATTACTGTGCTGATGGAACGATCTGTAGCGCGCTTTAATATTAAGCCAAGGGTAGCGGTATTATCTTACTCAAACTTTGGATCTAACGAAGGCGAGGTACCAGAAAAAACAAGAGAGACGGTGAAAATGCTGCACGAAAAATACCCTGATATGGTTGTTGACGGAGAGATGCAGGCCAACTTTGCCTTAAACTCCGAATTGCTGGCAGATAACTTCGAGTTCTCGACCCTAAACGGTAAACCGGCTAATACGCTGATATTCCCTAACCTTGAATCGGGTAACATAGCTTACAAACTATTACAGGAAATTGGCGGTGCCGAAGCGGTTGGTCCAATTTTATTAGGTTTGAAAAAACCGGTGCACGTGCTGCAATTAGGCAGCTCGGTACGCGAGATAGTGAACATGGTTACCATAGCCGTGGTAGATGCCCAGGCAAAAGCCTTAGCGGCAGAAAACGCAAACATTAAAAGCAAAAAAGGTAAATAATTTATGTACGATTATATTGATGGCAAATTAGCTTTTAAAAGCCCTGCCCACGTTGTTATTGATGCCGCGGGAGTTGGTTACCATATCAATATATCGCTAAATACCTACTCGGCCATTGGTGATGCTGAGCGTTGCAAATTGTATACCTGGCTGCATGTAAAAGAAGATGCGCATACCCTTTACGGTTTTGCCGATACCGGCGAGCGCAGGTTATTTTTACACCTGGTATCCATATCGGGTATAGGCCCAAATACCGGCCGCATGATGCTATCGTCTATAACCCCTGCCGAGATACAGGCGGCAATTGTGCAGGGCAATGTATCGCTTATACAACGTATAAAAGGTATAGGCCCAAAATCAGCACAGCGCATTATACTGGAACTGCAGGATAAGCTGCGAAAAGAAGGGCCCGATACGCTTACGATTGTACCGGTAATAAAGACTGTAAAAGACGAAGCGTTATCGGCGTTAGTGATGCTTGGCTTTGCAAAAAATGTGGCCGAGAAGGTGCTGGAGCAGGAAATAAATAAAAATACAGGCGTATTAACTGTAGAACAATTAATTAAATATGCGCTAAAAAGCTTATAATTACCCTATATAACTTATTAAGCCCTTGGTTAAAAAAATTACTTGTAAACTATTTATAGGTACGTATTTTTTTGCTGCTTTATGCAGTATAGGGACAGCCATTGCCCAACAAACCCCTGTACAACAACAGCCGGTTATACAGCGACCAAGCCCTCAGCCACAGCAAGGGGTACCACAACAGCAGCAGCCACAACAACAACAACCGGGGCAACAACCGCAAGGCCAGCAACAACCCGGGCAAATTGGGCAGCAGCAACCAAATCAGCAGCAGGGCCAACAACAAACCACCGCGCGCGATACTACCCCGCCGTTTAAACCCGGCCCGGTAGACCTTAAACAAGCCACAGGCATAAAATTGCGCGAAGGTATATTTTTACCCGACCCGCCAAATTTGGTGCGT from Inquilinus sp. KBS0705 encodes:
- a CDS encoding NADP-dependent malic enzyme, producing MNKPNRKQDALNYHSKGRPGKIQVVPTKPTNSQRDLTLAYSPGVAEPCLRIAENVDDVYKYTAKGNLVAVISNGTAVLGLGNIGPEASKPVMEGKGLLFKIYADIDVFDLEVNAKTVDEFVNIVKALEPTFGGVNLEDISAPTCFEIERRLKAEMKIPVMHDDQHGTAIISGAALMNACEIQGKKLDKIKLVVNGAGAAAVSCSKMYLSLGVKKENLVMFDINGVLNADRTDLDDIRMEFATDRKDVKTLADAMKGADVFVGLSAGNVVTPAMLVSMAKNPVVFAMANPEPEISYDLAIAARKDIIMATGRSDFPNQVNNVLGFPYIFRGALDVRATAINEEMKIAAVKAIAEMAKKPVPEAVNLAYGITGLKFGRDYIIPKPMDQRLITEVSSAVAKAAIESGVARKTITDWDAYSDELLSRLGNDNKLLRDITNKAKQAPKRVVFAEADTYKILRAAQIVKDEGIAIPILLGNAARIKEIMLENELDLGDVEIIDTRIETERSKEFAQYLFNKRQRRGVTLFEAKKFLIDRNYYGACMVQFGDADALISGLTKNYVDTIKPALQIIGTEEGVNRVAGMYMMITQKGPVFFGDTTVNVNPTVQELVDITVLMERSVARFNIKPRVAVLSYSNFGSNEGEVPEKTRETVKMLHEKYPDMVVDGEMQANFALNSELLADNFEFSTLNGKPANTLIFPNLESGNIAYKLLQEIGGAEAVGPILLGLKKPVHVLQLGSSVREIVNMVTIAVVDAQAKALAAENANIKSKKGK
- the ruvA gene encoding Holliday junction branch migration protein RuvA, with the translated sequence MYDYIDGKLAFKSPAHVVIDAAGVGYHINISLNTYSAIGDAERCKLYTWLHVKEDAHTLYGFADTGERRLFLHLVSISGIGPNTGRMMLSSITPAEIQAAIVQGNVSLIQRIKGIGPKSAQRIILELQDKLRKEGPDTLTIVPVIKTVKDEALSALVMLGFAKNVAEKVLEQEINKNTGVLTVEQLIKYALKSL